ATTCCAAGGGCCTGGGCTGCAATCAATATCCGGCTTTCATCAAAAAATTCCAGCACCTGATAAAAGCCCTTCCCCTCTTCACCTATCAAATTCGAGGCCGGAACACGGACATCTTTAAAAACGACCTCCGACGTAGACATCATATGGATACCCATCTTTTGTCCGACATCTGTGGCCGAAACCCCTTTGCGGTCCGCCTCTACCAGAATCATGCTGATGCCCCGGTAAGTCGGCTTGCTGTGAGGATCGGTCTGGCAGAGAACACATAAAAAGCCGGCCCGATCGCCGTTGGTAATGAATATTTTGGAGCCGTTGATAACCCAGTGGTCCCCATCTTTTTCCGCACCTGTATCCATGAAAGTAATATCTGAGCCATGATCAGGTTCTGTAAAAGCCCCGGCGGAAAGCATTTGACCTTCTGCTACCGGCGGCAGAAATTTTTCTTTGAGCTCGTCACTGCCAAAATGCAAAATGCATTCAGATGCAAAGTTGGCCAGTATCAAGGCGCTGCCGATAGAGGAATCTCTCCTGCAGAACTCTTCGGCGACAAGGATATTCTCTAAAACCCCGAGCCCTTGTCCCGAGTATTTCTCCGGAAAATGCATGCAGATAAACCCAAGGTCGGCTGCTTTTTGCCAAATTTTTGTCGGAAATTCGTGTTTTCTATCAAGTTCAAGGGCAAGTTCTTTATCAAATTCACCCTTGGCAAAGTCCCTGGCGGCTTTCTGAATTTCTTTTTGCGACTTTGAGAGTTCGAAGTCCATCCTGTTACTCCTTTAAAGTCCAGATTTTTATAAGCCTAAGGCTTATTAAGTTTTAGGTAACTTCTCTATAAAAAATCTTTATTTACTTAGCATAAGCATAGAAATATTGCAAGAAGTTTGAAATACTTACACAACTTCTAACGTTTACCGCCCTGTAAGCGCCAATTCTGTCAATCATTAAAAACGCGCAACGAGCAGGCGCACCACTCGCAGCCACCCCTTGAGGTTTACTCAATTGGTGTAAAAGACACTTGACTGTCTGGCGATGCTGCCCTATTTTGTGTACGGCTTCTTTTAACGAATTCATTTTAAATTTGAATTCCCCTCAGCTTGACTTCGACGAGCTCAGTCGAGTCGTTGGAGCGTAGCGGAAATCCAGCTTCAGCGGGGCTGCGGGGAGAGGACTTTTAGCCCGCCAAACTGCCGGCGGGTATACCTTACACTTATAAGATCCCGCAAGTTTATTTGCGGGAGTTTCATAAAATCGTAACACGATTTTATTTAAGAAAGGAATTTGAAATATGCCGATTTCAATTGCACTGGCCGGGAAAGGCGGCACAGGGAAAACCACTGTTGCGGGTATGCTGATCAAGTATTTGCTAAAGACGGACAAGTCGCCCGTACTGGCTGTTGACGCCGACTGTAATGCAAATTTAAATGAGGTTCTGGGCCTTGAAGTTTCCGATACCCTTGGAAATGCCCGTGAGGAGATGAAAAAAGGGACAGTTCCCAGCGGAATGACCAAAGATGTCTTTATGGACATGAAACTTCAACAGGCTATTATAGAACATGACGGCTATGACCTTGTCGTTATGGGGCAGCCGGAGGGCGCGGGCTGCTATTGTGCTGCAAATAATCTTTTGACGGGATTTCTGGATAAACTTATCGGTAATTACCCTTATATCGTCATGGATAATGAAGCCGGAATGGAGCATATCAGCCGGCTGACCACCAGCAATGTTGATATTCTTCTCATTGTTGCGGACACATCCCGACGCGGACTCCAGGCTGCCATCCGGATCAATGAACTTGCCAAAAGCCTTAACATCGGTGTTGGAAAGAGCTACTTGATTATGAACCAGGCCCGGGAAGAACCGACGGATGCGGTTTTGGAGATGATTCAAAAGGGAGGATTGGAACTTGCCGGAACAATCCCTGAAGACCGTACCGTATACGAATATGATTTAAAAGGACGTCCGACCGTTGAAATTCCGGGCAATAATAAGGCGGTCCGGGCGGCATTTGACATTTTTGCAAAAATTGTTCCTTAACCCGGATAGTTGCGGGTTTAGCAAGGTTTCTGAATATCTATGAAAAGAACCGGTTTTGTGTATGATGAAAAGTACTTGCTTCATGATACAGGTCCTTATCATCCTGAATCACCAAAAAGGCTGCTGGCTATTTATCAGGGAATCAAAGAAGCCGGTCTACTTCCCAAGCTTACCCTGATTCATGCCAAGCGGGCGGATTTGAAGTGGATCGAAACGGTCCATGAAAAAAAATATATTGATCGTTTTGAAAGTGCCTGCCGTTCAGGAGATTCAATATTTGACAGCCCGGACAATCAAATGTGCCCGGACACGTTTGAGGTCGCCCTGCTGGCTGTCGGCGGCGTTCTTGAAGCCGCTCGCCTGCTGATGGCCGGTACCATCGACAATGCCTTTTGTGCCGTGAGGCCTCCGGGGCATCATGCTGAAAAAAACAGGGCCATGGGATTTTGTTATTTCAACAATGTTGCCGTTGCAGTCCGGTACCTCCAAGCCGAATGGGGCATCCGGAACGTCGGGATCGTCGATTTTGATGTTCACCACGGCAACGGCACCCAGGATATTTTCGAAGAGGACCCTTCTGTTTTCTATTACTCCATTCACCAGCATCCGTCGTTTGCTTATCCCGGAACCGGGCGTGCCTTTGATCAGGGCTCCGGAGCCGGCTATGGGCGTACCAGAAATTATCCGGTTCTGCCCGGCAAAGGAGACAGCGACTACATCGGCCTTATGGAAAGGGATCTCATCCCGGTATTAAGCGAATTTCAGCCTGAAGTTTTGCTGGTTTCGGCCGGCTTTGACGGCCATGCTGACGACGACATGTCGGATATGCGTCTTTCAACTCAAGGGTTTTCACAATTAATGCAAGGAATCGTCGAACTGGCGAACAGACACTCTAACGGCAGAATAATTTCGGTACTTGAAGGCGGCTACTGTCTGGAACGGCTGCCCGAACTGGCAAAGAACCATGTTGAAATTTTATTGAATGCCTGACTCGGAGATTGAGTCAACTGGAGGAGAAAAATGTTTATCAGCCGATCAATGACCCATAAAGTTATCACCGTTGACGAAAATGCTGATATCGCTGAAGCCCAGGAAAAAATGACCCGCCATCAAATTCGTCACCTTCCCGTGGTTGGAGAGGATAACCTTCTCCTGGGGATTGTCACGGATCGCGATATCAGGAGTGCTTTGCCGTCCAGCCGCCTGACTGCTGCCGACAGCGAAGAACAAAGGAAACGGCTGACGGAAATCAAGATAAAGGACATCATGACCAAAAACCCTTTTACCATTTCTCCGGCCGATACCATTCAAGATGCCCTCTTGCTGATACAGAACAAACGCGTCGGCGCTCTGCCGGTTGTCGACGACCACGGCCGGCTGAAAGGAATTCTTTCCGTCCGTGATTTGCTGCGGGCGGTTATCAATGTTTTGGGACTAGGGGAGCCGGGAACACTTCTGGGCATTCTTGTGGAACAAAAAATCGGGCAGATGAAAAAAATCGTCGACGCCATCACCGAGGAAAAAGTTTCTTTTGGAAGCATCCTGGTTGCCAGGTACTGGGATGAAGGCAAACGGGCTGTTTTCCCCTACCTGCTGACACAAAACGTCGGCCCGGTTAAACGCAAACTGCAAAAAATGGGATATACCTTGCTCGACCCCATGGAATGGTATTTAGACCATCTCCCGGGCCAGGATATGCAGGATATATCGGACTGAAAAATGAGCTCAACCGGATATGTTCAGAGCGAGCGGAAAACATCGTTTGACAGCCCTTACAAGGATCTATTTATTTACTACCTTCACGGCCAGGTAGTGCCGGACCAAAACCTGTTCGATCCCGACTTTATCGGCTGCTGGCCGGAGGATGAGTTCTCCTTTCTGTTTTTTTCCAGACCCGCCCGCGCTAAAGTGGAAAAACTTTTAAATTCACAGCCGCGGTTAACCCTTCTTGACGAATTTCAGATGACCTACGATCAGTGGCAGGGAGGGAGGCTTGCTCCTTTCAGGGTCGGCCGGTTTCATATCGCCCCGCCGTGGCAGATGCCGTGGAACAATCAGGAGATAAGTCAAGAAGAACTGCCCATCGTTCTTGATCCGGGAGTCGTTTTCGGAACAGGAACCCATCCCACGACCTGCAGTTGCCTGGAAGCCCTGGAGCTGGTCTTTGGACGGGCAAAGATTGTCTCGGCCCTTGATCTGGGAACAGGCACGGGTCTGCTGGCCCTGGCGGCATCCCGACTGGGCTCCCCAAAAACACTTGCTGTGGACCTGAACTTTCTGGCAGTAAATACGGCAATAAAGAATGTACGGCTGAACCGGTTGCAGGACTCGGTTCTGGTTGTTCAGGGACGGGCTGAGGATTTTATTGACTCACCTTCCGATCTTGTGATAGCGAATATCCATTATGAAGTTATGAAGCATCTGA
This genomic stretch from Candidatus Desulfatibia profunda harbors:
- a CDS encoding acyl-CoA dehydrogenase family protein encodes the protein MDFELSKSQKEIQKAARDFAKGEFDKELALELDRKHEFPTKIWQKAADLGFICMHFPEKYSGQGLGVLENILVAEEFCRRDSSIGSALILANFASECILHFGSDELKEKFLPPVAEGQMLSAGAFTEPDHGSDITFMDTGAEKDGDHWVINGSKIFITNGDRAGFLCVLCQTDPHSKPTYRGISMILVEADRKGVSATDVGQKMGIHMMSTSEVVFKDVRVPASNLIGEEGKGFYQVLEFFDESRILIAAQALGIAQGAFDRALAYVKQREQFGKKIAQFQVTQHKLADMATKIELARLITYKAAWNFDQGRIDPKLTSMAKMYAARTAVEVADEAIQLLGGYGYMAEYEVERFYRDAKITEIYEGTKEIQKNTIASAIIGKLK
- a CDS encoding AAA family ATPase; translation: MPISIALAGKGGTGKTTVAGMLIKYLLKTDKSPVLAVDADCNANLNEVLGLEVSDTLGNAREEMKKGTVPSGMTKDVFMDMKLQQAIIEHDGYDLVVMGQPEGAGCYCAANNLLTGFLDKLIGNYPYIVMDNEAGMEHISRLTTSNVDILLIVADTSRRGLQAAIRINELAKSLNIGVGKSYLIMNQAREEPTDAVLEMIQKGGLELAGTIPEDRTVYEYDLKGRPTVEIPGNNKAVRAAFDIFAKIVP
- a CDS encoding histone deacetylase, which encodes MKRTGFVYDEKYLLHDTGPYHPESPKRLLAIYQGIKEAGLLPKLTLIHAKRADLKWIETVHEKKYIDRFESACRSGDSIFDSPDNQMCPDTFEVALLAVGGVLEAARLLMAGTIDNAFCAVRPPGHHAEKNRAMGFCYFNNVAVAVRYLQAEWGIRNVGIVDFDVHHGNGTQDIFEEDPSVFYYSIHQHPSFAYPGTGRAFDQGSGAGYGRTRNYPVLPGKGDSDYIGLMERDLIPVLSEFQPEVLLVSAGFDGHADDDMSDMRLSTQGFSQLMQGIVELANRHSNGRIISVLEGGYCLERLPELAKNHVEILLNA
- a CDS encoding CBS domain-containing protein codes for the protein MFISRSMTHKVITVDENADIAEAQEKMTRHQIRHLPVVGEDNLLLGIVTDRDIRSALPSSRLTAADSEEQRKRLTEIKIKDIMTKNPFTISPADTIQDALLLIQNKRVGALPVVDDHGRLKGILSVRDLLRAVINVLGLGEPGTLLGILVEQKIGQMKKIVDAITEEKVSFGSILVARYWDEGKRAVFPYLLTQNVGPVKRKLQKMGYTLLDPMEWYLDHLPGQDMQDISD
- a CDS encoding 50S ribosomal protein L11 methyltransferase, with protein sequence MSSTGYVQSERKTSFDSPYKDLFIYYLHGQVVPDQNLFDPDFIGCWPEDEFSFLFFSRPARAKVEKLLNSQPRLTLLDEFQMTYDQWQGGRLAPFRVGRFHIAPPWQMPWNNQEISQEELPIVLDPGVVFGTGTHPTTCSCLEALELVFGRAKIVSALDLGTGTGLLALAASRLGSPKTLAVDLNFLAVNTAIKNVRLNRLQDSVLVVQGRAEDFIDSPSDLVIANIHYEVMKHLIQAQGFCAKKWFILSGLLRTQAKDIASSLSRHPFQIIKKWEQDGIWHTFFGKIG